A single Sulfurimonas aquatica DNA region contains:
- a CDS encoding ABC transporter ATP-binding protein has translation MSNTAIKVNHLTKVYKLYNKPIDRLKESLHPLKKQYHKDFYALNDVSFEIKKGETVGIIGKNGAGKSTLLKIITGVLTPSSGHVYVNGRIASLLELGAGFNPEYTGIENIYLQGTLMGYMHDEMESKLEAILDFADIGDFVYQPVKSYSSGMFARLAFAVAINVDPDILIVDEALSVGDAAFQNKCIRKMEEIGEKGITILFVSHDTQTINKFCSKVVWLNNGTIKEQGKPEFILENYMSFMSYGIETQRNENTAEKEIVRLDSSQLNLKNISTLDSFGEKKALIESIGFFDENNISITNLKQATQVKFICEFATSIDLHNVGIGVLLKDTLNNEILTFNSYMYSSPLKYVKKETRTRVIIEFKVPKLNPKEYLVTVALSEGTQLNHIQQHWIHSATTINIISCDFVDTCIFSLYPKEIEYKYEQI, from the coding sequence ATGAGTAATACAGCAATAAAAGTAAACCACCTTACAAAAGTATATAAACTTTACAACAAACCAATAGACAGACTAAAAGAGTCTCTACATCCGCTAAAGAAACAGTACCACAAAGACTTCTATGCTCTTAACGATGTGAGTTTTGAGATAAAAAAAGGTGAAACAGTAGGGATAATAGGAAAAAATGGTGCAGGTAAATCTACACTACTTAAAATCATAACAGGAGTACTTACTCCCTCAAGTGGTCATGTATATGTAAACGGTCGTATAGCTTCTCTCCTTGAACTTGGAGCTGGATTTAATCCTGAATATACAGGGATAGAAAACATATATTTACAAGGTACACTTATGGGATATATGCATGATGAGATGGAATCTAAATTAGAAGCTATTTTAGATTTTGCAGATATTGGAGACTTTGTTTATCAGCCCGTGAAATCATATAGTAGTGGTATGTTTGCAAGACTTGCATTTGCTGTTGCTATAAATGTTGACCCTGATATTTTAATAGTGGATGAGGCTTTGAGTGTAGGAGATGCTGCATTTCAAAATAAATGCATAAGAAAGATGGAAGAAATTGGAGAAAAAGGCATAACTATTCTATTTGTAAGTCACGACACCCAAACGATAAACAAATTTTGTAGCAAAGTAGTATGGTTAAACAATGGAACAATAAAAGAACAAGGCAAACCGGAGTTTATTTTAGAAAACTATATGTCATTTATGTCTTATGGAATAGAGACACAAAGAAATGAAAATACTGCAGAAAAAGAAATAGTCAGACTAGATAGTTCTCAACTTAACTTAAAAAATATCAGTACACTAGACTCTTTTGGAGAAAAAAAAGCTCTTATAGAATCTATTGGTTTTTTTGATGAAAACAATATTTCTATCACAAACTTAAAACAAGCGACACAAGTAAAATTTATTTGTGAATTTGCTACATCCATTGATTTGCATAATGTAGGCATTGGTGTGCTTTTAAAAGATACTTTAAATAACGAAATTCTCACTTTTAATTCATATATGTATAGTTCTCCTCTCAAGTATGTCAAAAAAGAGACTAGAACTAGAGTAATAATTGAGTTTAAAGTACCAAAACTTAATCCAAAAGAGTATTTGGTGACAGTAGCATTATCTGAAGGTACTCAGCTAAATCATATACAACAACACTGGATTCATTCAGCTACTACCATAAATATTATATCGTGTGATTTTGTAGATACTTGTATATTCTCACTATATCCCAAGGAAATCGAGTATAAATATGAACAAATATGA
- a CDS encoding ABC transporter permease: MNFLRTFYRFLKDIFKNKRLLLDLAKNDFKSRYMANYLGILWAFIQPAAMIGIFWFVFQVGFKSMPVDNFPFILWLMAGMIPWFFIAESLQTGTNAILSNSFLVKKIVFRVSLLPIVQIISALTVHLFFILFLFGMFLYYGYMPTIYWLQIPYYLFCTIIFVLGISWMTSSIVVFFKDLGQFITIIIQFGFWLTPIFWSIKILPEKYHHLIQYNPAFYIIEGYRDSLIYNTWFWEKINLSVQYWIVTFVFFFAGAVVFRKLRPHFADVL, translated from the coding sequence TTGAACTTCTTAAGAACTTTTTACAGATTTTTAAAAGATATATTTAAAAATAAAAGATTATTACTAGATCTTGCAAAAAATGATTTCAAGTCAAGATATATGGCTAATTATTTAGGGATACTTTGGGCATTTATTCAGCCGGCTGCAATGATTGGTATATTTTGGTTTGTATTTCAAGTAGGTTTTAAAAGTATGCCCGTAGACAATTTTCCTTTTATTCTATGGCTGATGGCAGGAATGATTCCATGGTTTTTTATTGCTGAGAGTCTACAAACAGGTACAAATGCAATATTATCGAACAGTTTTTTAGTAAAAAAGATAGTATTTAGAGTCTCCTTGCTTCCCATAGTTCAAATTATATCTGCTCTAACTGTTCATCTATTTTTTATCTTGTTTTTATTTGGAATGTTTTTATACTATGGATACATGCCCACTATATATTGGTTACAGATACCCTACTATCTATTTTGTACGATAATTTTCGTATTGGGTATTTCATGGATGACAAGTTCTATAGTTGTGTTTTTTAAAGATTTAGGACAATTTATAACTATTATTATTCAATTTGGGTTTTGGTTAACTCCAATATTTTGGTCTATAAAAATATTACCAGAGAAATATCATCATCTAATTCAATACAACCCTGCTTTTTATATTATAGAGGGCTATAGAGATAGTCTCATTTACAATACATGGTTTTGGGAAAAGATTAATCTAAGTGTTCAATATTGGATTGTAACATTTGTATTTTTCTTTGCCGGTGCCGTTGTATTTAGAAAGCTTCGACCACACTTCGCGGATGTACTATAA
- the rfbB gene encoding dTDP-glucose 4,6-dehydratase, whose translation MQQKNILVTGCAGFIGSNFVPYFLEKYPEYNVINLDLLTYAGDLANLSECENNPKYKFIKGDICNRELVEFIFNEYDINGVIHFAAESHVDNSIKNPGVFIETNVNGTFTLLDVAQKYWMDKPFNYKENYKGCRFHHISTDEVYGTLNETDLFTEETPYAPNSPYSASKASSDMIVRSYQETYGMNTVITNCSNNYGPKQHNEKLIPTIIRKALSGEAIPIYGDGKNIRDWLYVLDHCKGIDLVYHTGKEANVYNIGGRNERTNLQIVDSICTILDEKVPLSLSPVIASEAKQSISSYKELITFVEDRAGHDRRYAIDATKLETQLGWKADEDFDSGIVKTVDWYMDKYSIGINN comes from the coding sequence ATGCAACAGAAAAACATCTTAGTAACAGGCTGTGCAGGTTTCATAGGAAGCAACTTCGTACCCTACTTTTTAGAGAAGTATCCAGAGTATAATGTAATCAATCTAGACCTATTAACATATGCAGGTGACTTAGCTAACCTAAGTGAGTGTGAGAACAACCCTAAGTATAAATTCATCAAAGGCGATATTTGTAATCGTGAACTAGTAGAGTTTATATTTAACGAGTATGACATTAATGGCGTTATTCACTTTGCTGCTGAATCTCATGTTGACAACTCTATTAAAAACCCAGGTGTGTTCATAGAGACAAATGTAAACGGCACTTTCACTCTACTTGATGTTGCTCAGAAATACTGGATGGATAAACCATTCAATTACAAAGAGAACTACAAAGGATGTAGGTTTCACCACATCTCAACAGATGAAGTATACGGAACTCTAAACGAAACTGACCTCTTTACTGAAGAGACGCCATATGCACCTAACTCTCCATACTCAGCTTCTAAAGCATCTAGCGATATGATAGTAAGGTCTTACCAAGAGACATACGGAATGAATACAGTTATAACTAACTGTTCAAATAACTATGGTCCTAAACAACATAATGAAAAACTAATACCAACTATTATCCGCAAAGCACTTAGCGGTGAAGCTATTCCTATCTATGGTGATGGTAAGAACATAAGAGATTGGTTATACGTACTTGATCACTGTAAAGGTATAGATTTAGTTTACCATACAGGCAAAGAAGCTAATGTATATAATATTGGTGGAAGAAACGAGAGAACTAATCTTCAGATAGTAGACTCTATATGTACTATCCTAGATGAAAAAGTTCCACTCTCGTTATCCCCCGTCATTGCGAGCGAAGCAAAGCAATCCATTTCTTCATACAAAGAGCTCATAACTTTCGTAGAAGACAGAGCAGGACATGATAGACGTTATGCTATAGATGCAACAAAACTAGAAACACAACTTGGCTGGAAGGCTGATGAAGATTTTGACTCTGGGATAGTTAAGACTGTTGATTGGTATATGGATAAATATTCTATAGGCATAAACAATTGA
- the rfbD gene encoding dTDP-4-dehydrorhamnose reductase produces MTNILVTGSNGQLGSEIRGISSNYEYNFFFTDRSRLDITNFSEVKNFIDINNINAIINCAAYTAVDKAEEDELNADKINHLAVKYLAELAKEKNIKLVHISTDYVFNGENFKPYVEDDTTNPNGVYGTTKFTGEKAMNNINPLNSIIIRTSWVYSSFGANFVKTMLRLGKDKDSLGVIFDQVGTPTYAKDLAKVILDIIPNINNQQVETYHYSNEGVLSWYDFAKEIMKIAKIECKVNPIESKEYPTPVKRPHYSLLNKSKIKKEFNITIPYWKDSLYECLTVMGEKK; encoded by the coding sequence ATGACTAATATACTAGTTACAGGCTCAAACGGTCAATTAGGTTCAGAGATAAGAGGGATATCATCCAACTATGAGTACAACTTCTTTTTTACAGATAGAAGCAGACTAGACATTACAAACTTTAGTGAAGTTAAAAACTTCATCGATATAAACAACATAAACGCCATTATAAACTGTGCCGCATATACAGCTGTAGATAAAGCGGAAGAAGATGAACTGAATGCAGACAAGATAAATCATTTAGCTGTAAAATATCTAGCAGAATTAGCAAAAGAAAAAAACATCAAACTAGTCCATATATCAACCGACTATGTCTTTAATGGTGAGAACTTCAAGCCATATGTTGAAGATGACACGACAAACCCTAATGGAGTCTATGGCACGACTAAATTTACTGGTGAAAAAGCTATGAATAATATTAATCCTTTAAACTCTATCATCATTAGAACTTCATGGGTCTACTCTTCATTCGGAGCTAATTTTGTGAAGACAATGTTGAGGCTTGGTAAAGACAAAGACTCTCTTGGAGTTATATTTGACCAAGTTGGAACACCAACTTATGCAAAAGATTTAGCAAAAGTAATTTTAGATATAATTCCAAATATTAATAATCAACAAGTAGAAACATATCACTACTCAAACGAAGGAGTACTTAGCTGGTACGACTTTGCTAAAGAGATAATGAAAATTGCTAAGATAGAGTGTAAGGTTAATCCTATAGAGTCAAAGGAATACCCAACACCCGTAAAAAGGCCTCACTATAGCCTACTTAACAAATCAAAGATAAAAAAAGAATTTAACATTACTATCCCCTACTGGAAAGATAGTTTGTATGAGTGTTTAACAGTTATGGGAGAAAAAAAATAA
- the rfbC gene encoding dTDP-4-dehydrorhamnose 3,5-epimerase — MNFLRANIPDVVICEPTIHGDERGYFVETFRADKLESFLGYKINFRQDNESKSSRGVLRGLHYQLAPAAQTKLVRVIQGRVLDIAVDIRKGSLTFGKHVAVELSAENKKQMLVPRGFAHGFVVLEDDTIFAYKVDNYYSPENDRGILFNDNDLNIDWQVPPSELNLSAKDKVQPKLSQTNDLFEYGMNYYND, encoded by the coding sequence GTGAATTTTCTAAGAGCCAACATACCAGATGTAGTCATATGTGAGCCAACCATTCATGGTGATGAACGCGGTTACTTTGTAGAAACTTTTAGAGCCGATAAATTAGAATCATTCTTAGGTTATAAAATAAACTTCCGCCAAGACAACGAATCTAAGTCTTCTCGTGGTGTTTTAAGAGGTTTACATTACCAACTAGCTCCAGCTGCTCAAACTAAATTAGTCAGAGTTATTCAAGGTCGTGTTCTTGATATTGCAGTAGACATCAGAAAAGGCTCACTAACATTTGGTAAACATGTGGCAGTAGAATTAAGTGCTGAGAATAAAAAACAGATGTTAGTTCCAAGAGGATTCGCTCATGGTTTCGTAGTGCTTGAAGATGATACTATCTTCGCTTACAAGGTAGATAACTATTACTCTCCAGAAAATGATAGAGGAATATTATTTAATGATAATGACCTAAATATAGATTGGCAAGTTCCGCCAAGCGAATTGAACCTATCTGCTAAAGACAAGGTTCAACCTAAACTATCTCAGACTAATGATTTATTTGAATATGGAATGAACTACTATAATGACTAA
- the rfbA gene encoding glucose-1-phosphate thymidylyltransferase RfbA, protein MKGIILAGGSGTRLYPITKGVSKQLVPIYDKPMIYYPLSVLMLSGITEVLIISTPKDLPRFEELLGDGSDIGMQFSYVVQPSPDGLAQAFILGEEFIGNDDVCLVLGDNIFYGHGLTQLLSKSVKNAKAENKATVFGYYVKDPERYGVAEFDKEGNVTSIEEKPTNPKSNYAVIGLYFYPNDVVKKAKDVKPSNRGELEITTLNQDYLAEQRLKVELMGRGYAWLDTGTHESLLEASQFIQTIENRQSLKVACLEEIAFEMGYISKEKLIELAQPLKKNQYGQYLLSRAEQGKL, encoded by the coding sequence ATGAAAGGCATAATACTAGCAGGCGGAAGCGGCACTCGTTTATATCCAATAACCAAAGGTGTGAGTAAGCAGTTGGTTCCTATTTATGATAAGCCTATGATTTACTATCCGCTTTCTGTCTTAATGCTTTCAGGTATTACTGAAGTTCTTATAATTTCTACTCCTAAAGATCTTCCAAGGTTTGAAGAATTGTTAGGCGATGGCTCAGACATAGGTATGCAGTTCTCTTACGTTGTTCAGCCTTCACCGGACGGCTTAGCACAGGCTTTCATACTTGGAGAAGAATTTATAGGTAATGATGATGTATGTCTTGTTCTTGGCGACAATATTTTTTACGGTCATGGACTTACTCAACTTCTATCTAAATCAGTTAAAAATGCAAAGGCTGAAAATAAAGCTACAGTATTTGGTTACTATGTAAAAGATCCTGAACGTTATGGAGTTGCAGAGTTTGATAAAGAAGGTAATGTAACTTCAATAGAAGAAAAACCTACAAATCCTAAATCTAACTATGCAGTTATAGGTCTCTACTTCTATCCTAACGACGTAGTAAAAAAAGCTAAAGACGTTAAACCAAGCAACAGAGGTGAGTTAGAAATAACTACTCTTAATCAAGATTACCTAGCTGAGCAGAGACTTAAAGTTGAACTTATGGGTAGAGGTTATGCATGGCTAGATACAGGAACTCACGAGTCACTTCTAGAAGCATCACAGTTCATCCAAACAATTGAAAACCGTCAATCTCTTAAAGTAGCATGTCTTGAAGAGATAGCTTTTGAGATGGGCTATATATCTAAAGAAAAACTCATAGAACTAGCTCAGCCACTCAAGAAGAATCAATATGGTCAGTACCTACTCTCTCGTGCTGAGCAAGGTAAACTGTAA
- the nfo gene encoding deoxyribonuclease IV produces the protein MKNNKFVGAHCSASGGVYNAITNAEAIGAKAFALFTKNQRQWVAKDLDAETIDKFKSMLDASGILPKHILPHDSYLINLGHPEVEKLEKSRTAFIDELQRCEQLGLDRLNFHPGSHLAKVKKSDKENIEIMKPIEDVCLDVIAESINIALDKTHGVSAVLENTAGQGSNLGWRFEHLAHIIDKVEDKSRIGVCIDTCHMFTAGYDIRTRDVYDKTWAEFEKIVGFKYLMGMHINDSKPPLGSHVDRHHSLGKGEIGLDAFRFIMNDERMNDIPLVLETIDETIWKEEIELLYSFVD, from the coding sequence ATGAAAAATAATAAATTTGTAGGAGCGCACTGCTCGGCAAGTGGTGGCGTTTATAACGCAATAACTAACGCAGAGGCTATAGGCGCAAAAGCGTTTGCGCTATTTACTAAAAACCAACGCCAATGGGTTGCAAAAGATTTGGACGCTGAAACTATAGATAAATTTAAAAGTATGTTAGACGCTAGCGGCATACTTCCTAAACATATACTGCCCCATGATTCGTATCTTATAAATCTAGGACATCCTGAAGTTGAAAAACTGGAAAAATCAAGAACTGCTTTCATAGATGAACTGCAGCGTTGTGAACAACTTGGACTAGACCGTTTGAACTTTCATCCTGGTAGCCATTTAGCAAAGGTTAAAAAGTCAGATAAAGAAAACATTGAAATAATGAAACCTATAGAAGACGTTTGTTTAGACGTTATAGCGGAGTCGATAAACATAGCGCTAGATAAAACGCACGGCGTTAGCGCGGTTTTAGAAAACACTGCTGGACAAGGGAGTAACCTTGGATGGCGTTTTGAGCATTTAGCGCATATTATAGATAAAGTAGAAGACAAATCTCGCATTGGCGTTTGTATAGACACTTGTCATATGTTTACAGCAGGATATGACATTAGAACTCGTGACGTATATGACAAAACATGGGCGGAGTTTGAAAAAATAGTAGGTTTTAAGTACCTAATGGGAATGCATATAAACGACTCTAAGCCACCACTAGGCTCTCATGTAGATAGACACCACTCACTTGGAAAAGGTGAAATAGGGCTAGATGCATTTAGATTTATCATGAATGATGAGAGAATGAATGATATACCATTAGTGTTGGAAACAATTGATGAGACTATTTGGAAAGAAGAGATAGAACTTTTATATAGTTTTGTGGATTAA
- a CDS encoding OmpP1/FadL family transporter produces MKKIVLVSIAASSVLMAGGYKIPETSTNSVALGGANIAHTKSADAAYDNPANMIFMSEKHHMEVDLMYVGISSTNYEGSYTDQTGTTTGHNISSENETFLIPSLHYVSPTIGNAKVGLSIVVPGGLTRRWKEDPAKKSAEEFTLRIVEVNPTAAFKVNEKLALGVGFRIVHSEGVVKATPSSNALVPISQDMSGDSLDFGYNLALAYKPNADIEIGLTYRSQVNLTEEGSANLVYTQFTPPATITPVMNGTYDASITVPLPATFAAAIAYTLPSDTTVELVYEHARWSAYENINFDYTNPTAEAVFGTSRSKNWNDTNTFRLGLTQELDSATLMAGLVIDETPVPEETLGFETPGSDSISVSLGARYDVNEKMDVAFGALYSMKEDRVVKNNSIDGKFTDSNVILISAGVGYKF; encoded by the coding sequence ATGAAAAAAATAGTTTTAGTGTCTATAGCTGCAAGCTCGGTTTTAATGGCTGGTGGGTATAAAATTCCAGAGACTTCAACAAACTCGGTAGCATTAGGTGGGGCGAATATTGCTCACACCAAGAGTGCTGATGCAGCTTATGATAATCCAGCAAATATGATTTTTATGTCTGAAAAGCATCATATGGAAGTGGATTTAATGTATGTAGGCATTAGTTCTACTAATTATGAAGGTTCATATACTGATCAGACAGGAACAACAACGGGTCATAACATCAGTTCTGAGAATGAAACTTTTCTTATTCCATCTTTACATTATGTATCACCAACTATTGGGAATGCAAAAGTCGGTCTGAGTATTGTTGTTCCAGGTGGACTTACTAGAAGATGGAAAGAGGATCCAGCTAAGAAGTCTGCTGAAGAGTTTACCCTTAGAATAGTTGAAGTAAACCCTACTGCAGCATTTAAGGTAAATGAAAAACTTGCTCTTGGGGTAGGTTTTAGAATAGTTCACTCAGAAGGTGTTGTTAAAGCTACTCCATCTTCAAACGCACTTGTTCCTATTTCACAAGATATGTCTGGAGATTCTTTAGATTTTGGATATAACTTAGCATTAGCATATAAGCCAAATGCAGATATAGAAATTGGACTTACATATCGTTCACAAGTTAACCTAACAGAAGAAGGTAGTGCTAACCTTGTTTATACACAGTTTACGCCTCCTGCTACTATTACTCCAGTAATGAATGGTACATATGATGCTTCAATCACAGTACCTCTTCCAGCTACATTTGCAGCTGCAATAGCATATACTTTACCTAGTGACACAACGGTTGAGCTTGTATATGAACATGCTCGCTGGTCTGCATATGAAAATATAAATTTTGATTATACTAATCCAACAGCAGAAGCAGTCTTTGGAACATCACGATCTAAAAACTGGAACGATACCAATACATTTCGTTTAGGTTTAACTCAAGAGTTGGATTCTGCAACTTTAATGGCTGGATTAGTGATTGATGAGACGCCAGTGCCAGAAGAGACTTTAGGATTTGAGACTCCTGGAAGTGATTCTATATCTGTGTCACTTGGTGCTCGCTATGATGTAAATGAGAAAATGGATGTAGCTTTTGGAGCTTTATACTCAATGAAAGAGGACAGAGTTGTTAAAAATAATAGCATAGATGGTAAGTTTACTGATTCAAATGTAATATTAATTTCTGCTGGTGTTGGGTATAAATTTTAA
- a CDS encoding ATP-binding protein: MKNLINFLSEKKIEKSDIFVHLKCNNTEAMMLQYLAKQYMTGQDDVLVLDLLQELFSIDDYAYLDHLSELKNLLELGWIHQQSFTPMKISDVTPLELLNTAVGLTPSFLRLLQEGTLEYDLPDVKPYSDHLEYLQDQFFRIELYQKMSTIRQNVHEHSLGIDRVQKKLQLLETRIAERVAQTSENLVLDKFFKQKKMTNLDQVIFIALLREEYSSTDASLREMNSLIDLISLDDYERIKNRSLLEDGSNLLSNDIIDYEEMLNPFGGISRAFYIVDEVLQSIIHPQKTKKVTRLKLNALIEEQDIFELVDSDSSLEDVVLNEKTEETLHNLMRQVDKEVVSRLVKWGIKDKKSGIDARIIFYGAAGTGKTMTAYSLAKSLKRQVLAFDCSKILSMYVGESEKNVRKIFDTFYELSEKTKTEPILLLNEADQFLGARSSGTITGADQMHNQMQNIFLEQIENFRGMLIATTNLLENIDKAFSRRFNYKIEFKKPDKLQRERLWELMLPVDAPYEKGFDSKELATYSLTGGQINLIVKNTAYKVAVKEKPVFKIKDFIDEINREKDANFDSEKSMGFLNK; encoded by the coding sequence TTGAAAAATTTAATTAATTTTCTCTCAGAAAAAAAGATTGAAAAATCTGATATTTTTGTACATTTAAAATGTAATAATACTGAGGCTATGATGCTTCAGTATTTAGCCAAACAGTATATGACTGGACAAGATGATGTTCTTGTCTTAGATCTTCTTCAAGAACTTTTTAGCATTGATGATTATGCATACTTAGATCATTTAAGTGAACTTAAAAACCTACTAGAACTTGGTTGGATACATCAACAAAGCTTTACCCCAATGAAAATATCAGATGTTACTCCTTTAGAGCTTTTAAATACAGCAGTTGGCTTAACACCATCTTTTTTAAGACTATTGCAAGAGGGAACGTTAGAATATGATTTACCTGATGTTAAGCCTTATTCAGATCACTTAGAGTATCTTCAAGATCAATTTTTTAGAATTGAACTTTATCAGAAAATGAGCACTATTCGACAAAATGTTCATGAACATTCCCTAGGGATAGATAGAGTACAAAAAAAACTGCAACTACTTGAAACTAGAATAGCTGAGAGAGTTGCTCAAACATCAGAGAATCTTGTTTTAGATAAGTTTTTTAAGCAAAAAAAGATGACTAATCTTGATCAAGTGATTTTTATTGCACTCCTTCGTGAGGAGTATAGTTCAACTGATGCAAGTTTAAGAGAGATGAATTCTCTTATAGATTTGATATCCTTGGATGATTATGAACGTATTAAAAATCGCTCACTTTTAGAAGATGGCTCAAACCTTCTGAGTAATGATATTATAGATTATGAAGAGATGCTAAACCCATTTGGTGGTATAAGTCGTGCATTTTATATTGTGGATGAGGTGCTTCAAAGTATTATACATCCTCAAAAAACAAAAAAAGTAACTCGACTGAAACTAAATGCTCTAATAGAAGAACAGGACATATTTGAACTTGTAGATAGTGATAGTTCTTTAGAAGATGTTGTGTTAAATGAAAAAACAGAAGAGACGCTTCATAATCTAATGCGTCAAGTTGATAAAGAAGTAGTCTCGCGTTTAGTGAAGTGGGGTATCAAAGATAAAAAGAGTGGCATTGATGCTCGTATAATATTTTATGGAGCAGCTGGAACGGGTAAAACGATGACAGCCTACTCTTTAGCCAAGTCTCTTAAACGCCAAGTACTTGCATTTGATTGTTCTAAGATTTTATCTATGTATGTAGGTGAGAGTGAGAAAAATGTTCGTAAAATATTTGACACTTTTTACGAGCTAAGTGAAAAGACAAAAACAGAACCTATACTACTTTTAAATGAAGCAGATCAATTTTTAGGAGCTAGAAGTAGTGGAACTATAACCGGTGCCGATCAGATGCATAATCAGATGCAAAATATTTTTTTAGAGCAGATCGAAAATTTTCGTGGAATGCTTATAGCCACTACAAATTTACTTGAAAATATAGATAAAGCATTTTCAAGACGTTTTAACTATAAGATAGAATTTAAAAAGCCGGATAAATTACAAAGAGAGAGACTTTGGGAGCTAATGCTACCAGTTGATGCCCCTTATGAAAAAGGTTTTGACTCTAAAGAGTTGGCTACTTATAGTTTAACAGGTGGACAGATAAATCTTATAGTTAAAAACACAGCATATAAGGTTGCAGTTAAAGAGAAACCAGTATTTAAGATAAAAGACTTTATTGATGAAATAAATAGAGAAAAAGATGCAAATTTTGATAGTGAAAAGTCTATGGGCTTTTTAAATAAATAA
- a CDS encoding NAD(P)H-quinone oxidoreductase subunit 3 gives MEHIVTSNPYFGVFVLFVLTFGAFTMTTTIARLASRALAAKDSEKIKLSVYECGPEVTRQANRISPQFYLFALLFLLFDVEIVFMFPWAVDFKLLGWFGFAEMLMFILLLTIGFVYAWKKGALEWHNIK, from the coding sequence ATGGAACATATAGTGACTTCAAATCCGTATTTTGGGGTATTTGTACTTTTTGTTTTAACATTTGGTGCATTTACGATGACAACGACCATCGCTCGTTTAGCGAGTCGTGCACTAGCGGCAAAAGATAGCGAAAAAATTAAACTCTCTGTTTATGAGTGTGGACCGGAAGTAACAAGACAGGCAAACAGAATATCACCACAGTTTTACCTCTTTGCACTTTTGTTTCTACTGTTTGATGTAGAGATCGTATTTATGTTCCCTTGGGCAGTTGACTTCAAATTATTGGGTTGGTTCGGTTTTGCTGAGATGTTAATGTTTATATTATTATTAACAATCGGTTTTGTATATGCATGGAAAAAAGGAGCCCTAGAATGGCACAACATAAAGTAA
- a CDS encoding NuoB/complex I 20 kDa subunit family protein, with protein MAQHKVNYTQDGGLPVALTSIDKIVNWGRSNSLWALTYGLACCGIEMMASGASRFDFDRYGTIFRASPRQADVMIVAGTLTKKHAEFIKRLYDQMTEPRWVISMGSCANTGGMFNTYATVQGCDRVIPVDLYLPGCAPRPETLQYGVMLLQKKIRANKAGNAQKAKRLM; from the coding sequence ATGGCACAACATAAAGTAAACTATACACAAGATGGTGGATTGCCAGTTGCACTTACAAGTATTGATAAGATTGTAAACTGGGGTCGTTCAAACTCACTATGGGCATTGACTTATGGTCTTGCTTGTTGTGGTATTGAGATGATGGCTTCAGGTGCTTCTCGCTTTGACTTTGACCGTTATGGAACTATCTTTCGTGCATCTCCTCGTCAAGCGGATGTTATGATCGTTGCTGGAACGCTAACTAAAAAACATGCTGAATTTATTAAGCGTTTATATGATCAGATGACAGAACCTAGATGGGTGATATCTATGGGTTCATGTGCAAATACAGGTGGTATGTTTAACACTTATGCAACTGTTCAAGGTTGTGATAGAGTTATTCCTGTTGACTTATATCTTCCAGGTTGTGCACCCCGTCCTGAAACACTCCAGTATGGCGTCATGTTACTTCAGAAAAAAATTCGTGCAAACAAAGCTGGAAATGCACAAAAAGCTAAAAGGTTAATGTAA